Sequence from the Sulfurimonas hongkongensis genome:
CTGTGCAAAAAGACATGCACTCAAGAAAAAAAGATATACAAGACGAACTAGAGTCACTCTTTAAATCAAACCTTAGAGTAACAAACTACAATGTTCCAGAGCCAAATGGACAGAAAAGTTCTGAGATTTTAGTTGAAATCTTAGAAGAGAAATTAAGAAGCATACAAGATGATGTAAAAGCTAAAAAGTATATGCACTATTAGAGATATTTAATCAATATCTAACAAAAATAACACTATGGATAAACAATGAATATAAAACTTTTAAATAAAAATATATCTGATGTCAAAACAGACATTAAAGTCGAGTTTTTAACTCCTGATGAACTAAAAAAACATAAGAAATTTAAGCTCTTAAATTTAGCAGGATTTAAAGCAGAGCAAGACACCATCTGTTTTTTACATGAAAAAGGCTTACTTTTTTGTGGAGTTGATGGCAAAAAAAGCGATGATATAAGAAGTGCAACTTCTAGCATGATAAAAGCACTAAAATCTTCAAACTATAAAAGTGTTGCTTTTAGTGTTATCAAAGCAACTTCACTTCGCGCTATGGTTGAGGGTGTAGTTCTTGGTGGATATGAGTTTAATGACTACAAATCAAAACCAAAAGAGAGCAAGTTAGAAGATGTTTTTATGGTATCTAATAAACTTGAATATAAAAAGCTAAAGCCTATATTTAATGATGCGCTTATTATCTCAAAATCTACCTGTTTTACTAGAGATATCGTAAACACTGCTCCACAAGAGCTAAACCCTGAATCGTTTGCATACTTAGCACAAAGGTTAGCTGATGAAAATTCTTTAGAGTGTGAAATTCTTGCAGAAGATGAGCTAAAGAAGCAAAATATGAATGCAATGCTTGCAGTTGGTCGTGCATCCATCCATCAAAGCCAACTCATCCACTTAGCTTATAAGCCAAAAAAGCCAAAAAAAATCATCTCTTTAGTCGGAAAAGGTCTAACTTATGATAGTGGTGGACTTAGCCTAAAGCCATCAACTTCAATGGTAACTATGAAGATGGACAAGGCTGGAGCATGTTCAGTTTTGGGCATTATTAAGGCGGTTAGTGAGTTAAAGCTCGACATAGAAGTTCACGCTTTTATAGGTGCAGTTGAAAATATGGTTGGTGGTGATGCTTACAAACCTGATGATGTTTTGGTATCAAGAAGTGGGACAACTATAGAAGTTAGAAACACTGACGCTGAGGGTAGATTGGTCTTAGCTGACGTTCTAGACTTTGCGCAAGACAAAGTAGATGCAGATGCAATCTTTGACTTTGCAACTCTTACTGGTGCTTGTATGGTAGCTCTAGGTCAATATACGACCGGAGTTATGGGACACTCTCATAAACTAAAACATGACATCTCAAAAGCGGCAACTACAGCTGGCGAACTTACTGGTTCACTTCCATTTAACAAACATCTTAAAAAGCTAATAAAGAGTGAGATAGCTGACATTTCAAATGTCTCTTCAAAACCTTATGGTGGAGCCATCACAGCGGGCTTATTTTTAGATAACTTTATAAAAGAGCAAAACAAAGATAAGTGGTTACATTTTGATATAGCAGGTTCAGCATATACAGAGACTCCTTGGGATTGCAATGTTTATGGAGCAACTGGTGCAAGTGTGCGTTTTATGAGTGAATACTTAAAAAATATATGACAAAAGAGCGCGAAGGCGAACTTTTAATGATAGTACTCTCCATCTTGGAGAGTTGGTTTCCCATACTCTCAATAGTAGCTATTTCGCATATCGGAGCACTACACACTTACGCCTTTTCTCTCTTTGTATCCTTATTCTTTTTTATATTTCTTATGCTAAAAAAAGGTCTTTTTAAAGAGCTAAAAAACAGAGCTGCTTATAAAGACCTACTACTTACAAGCTTTTATATTACAACACTTTTTGCCTTAGTTTTTATAGGCATGCAGTTTACTACAGCTGGAAATATGTCAGTAATAATTTTTACTCAACTCTTCTTTTCTTACCTCTATTTCAATATCTTTGGAAAGGAGAAAATAGATCTTGTTCATAGCATTGGTGCTTTTATTATGGGACTTGGGGCAATAATCATACTTATTCCTGATAATTTAACCTTCAACAAAGGTGATTTTATAATCCTAGTAGCAGCAGCCATTGCTCCCATTGCAAATTTTTACTCAAAACGTGCAAGAGGATATTGTTCATCTATAACAATATTAGGATTTAGAACAATCATAGCACTCCCAGTCATAGCCTTTTTAGCTTGGTTAATAGAACCAAAGATTAGCTTAGAGGCTTTAGAAAATGCGTTTGTTTATCTTCTACTCATAGGTTTAGTTATCTTTGGCATCTCTAAGATTTTATGGATGGAAGCCTTGTATCGCATCTCTATCACAAAGATAAGTGCTATGATTGCTTTTGTGCCACCAATGACACTCTTTTTTGCCTTTATATATCTAGATGAAGTACCAGGGTTTCGTCAGATGTTAGGGATAATTCCCGTGCTTATTGGTGGATACCTACTAATAAAACCAATAAAAAGCAAAAAAATCTCTGTATAGATGTAAACAACTTTGCACACATAATTAATCGATTCCTCTGATTAGTTTATAAACTAGATCCCGTGTCAAGCACGGGATGACAGCATATGTGTCATCCTGAAACGAAACACTTATCATCCTGAAATGCAAAAACTTATCATCCTGAAATGCAAAAACTTATCATCCTGAAATGCAAAAACTTATCATCCTGAAACGAAACACTTGTCATCCTGAACTTGATTCAGGATCCAATTTAACAATTCTTCAAAGTATTAAATTTAAAAACTATCATATCTCCACTTAGGCACCCAACTGAAAACTATATGGAGCTAGATAGTTATAATTTTCAAAGAGATAAACTTGGAGAGGTGTCAAGAATATTTGTTGATGCTAAATATAGGGACATTCAGATAACAAAAGCTATAATAAATGAAGTTAAAAATTCATGTATATAAAAATGAATCAACTTGACATTGAGTACACTTATGGAGCGCTAGAATCGAGCTTTTTAAGATTACTTAAAATCTATAAAATGAACTATGTCAAGATAGGTAATGAGCAGGTGCATAAATATTTTGGTTTTCGTCATCCATGTATTTTATATATAAAACAATTACTCATAGACAATCTGGAACTTTTGGGGGAGAATTATTATTAAAAAGAATATTTTGACAAAGCTACCTAATATTAGCTTCCTTTTATTTCCAATACTTGGTTTAACCAACCTTAATGCCCAAACAGATGCACTGATAAGCTCTTTGTCAAATGATATGAAGCACTTTAACAAAGTTGCGACTGCTACTAAACAAAACGAAAATTATCAACCATATATTATCTCTGTATTTAAAGGTAGTGAACTAGAAAAACTTGGTGTATCAA
This genomic interval carries:
- a CDS encoding leucyl aminopeptidase produces the protein MNIKLLNKNISDVKTDIKVEFLTPDELKKHKKFKLLNLAGFKAEQDTICFLHEKGLLFCGVDGKKSDDIRSATSSMIKALKSSNYKSVAFSVIKATSLRAMVEGVVLGGYEFNDYKSKPKESKLEDVFMVSNKLEYKKLKPIFNDALIISKSTCFTRDIVNTAPQELNPESFAYLAQRLADENSLECEILAEDELKKQNMNAMLAVGRASIHQSQLIHLAYKPKKPKKIISLVGKGLTYDSGGLSLKPSTSMVTMKMDKAGACSVLGIIKAVSELKLDIEVHAFIGAVENMVGGDAYKPDDVLVSRSGTTIEVRNTDAEGRLVLADVLDFAQDKVDADAIFDFATLTGACMVALGQYTTGVMGHSHKLKHDISKAATTAGELTGSLPFNKHLKKLIKSEIADISNVSSKPYGGAITAGLFLDNFIKEQNKDKWLHFDIAGSAYTETPWDCNVYGATGASVRFMSEYLKNI
- a CDS encoding DMT family transporter — encoded protein: MIVLSILESWFPILSIVAISHIGALHTYAFSLFVSLFFFIFLMLKKGLFKELKNRAAYKDLLLTSFYITTLFALVFIGMQFTTAGNMSVIIFTQLFFSYLYFNIFGKEKIDLVHSIGAFIMGLGAIIILIPDNLTFNKGDFIILVAAAIAPIANFYSKRARGYCSSITILGFRTIIALPVIAFLAWLIEPKISLEALENAFVYLLLIGLVIFGISKILWMEALYRISITKISAMIAFVPPMTLFFAFIYLDEVPGFRQMLGIIPVLIGGYLLIKPIKSKKISV